The window ATTGGTTACCAAACAAATTCGGCTGAGTACACTTCTAGTATATATAAATTTCAAGCTCAGATAAGAGAGGTTGAAAAAGACCCAGCAAAAAAGCTTCAGGTAGCACTTTGGCGAGATTCTGCAAAATTTTATAGTGAAAAAGAAACCAATCTGCGAAAAAATATTATCAAGGATTATCCAAACTCTATGACGGCAAAAATCATGAAATCATTGGAGGATATTATTCCGCCGCCCGCCCCTTTGTATAAAGATGGCAGGCCCATGGATTCCAATTTCCAGTTCAACTATTATAGAGAGCATTATTTTGACAATATAGATTTTACTTGCGATTGTTTGATTCGTTGCCCCATATATCATAACAAACTCAAATATTTTTTTGATAAATTAGTTATCATGCATCCTGATAGTATTGTATTTTGGGCATTTAATGTGATTGAAAAAACAAAATCTTCCAAGGAATTATTTAAGTATACCGTACAATATCTTACCAATACCTATGCAAGTTCTAATTATGTGTGCATGGATGCTATTCCTGTAAATTTAATTCTGAAGTATTATACTTATAAGGATGCTTTTTGGTTAGACAGCTTGCAGATATATCGCTCACGATTGGAAGCAGAAGCATTGTTTCCAACATTGTGCAATAAAAATGCTCCCAATTTGATGATGCACGATTCGGCATTAGAAAAACTGATTATGGCAGTGGTGAAAGCAGACACCATTCCCGATTCGCGTTCAGCCAAAATATATAGTTTAATGCAGCTACATGGCACCACCAATTTGTATGATGTGAAAGCTCAGTATACTATTCTAATGTTTTGGGATCCAGATTGTAGCCACTGCAAAGCCGAGATGCCTAAGGTAAAAGCTTTGTATGATAAAATGAAAAGTAAAGGGGTGGAAGTGTTTGCCGTATGTGTGGAGTCGGACTATAATAAATGGATTGAATATATAAATG is drawn from Bacteroidota bacterium and contains these coding sequences:
- a CDS encoding thioredoxin-like domain-containing protein, encoding MKKTIYAFFILFLIIPISKAADKPGYEIKIRIQGMRDTMMYLANYYGGYTVKADSAIVDKKGWAVFKGAKPLPCGVYMTVLGSTKIFELAVNEQFFSLETDTGYNIKKMKIKGSPENEIFIGYQTNSAEYTSSIYKFQAQIREVEKDPAKKLQVALWRDSAKFYSEKETNLRKNIIKDYPNSMTAKIMKSLEDIIPPPAPLYKDGRPMDSNFQFNYYREHYFDNIDFTCDCLIRCPIYHNKLKYFFDKLVIMHPDSIVFWAFNVIEKTKSSKELFKYTVQYLTNTYASSNYVCMDAIPVNLILKYYTYKDAFWLDSLQIYRSRLEAEALFPTLCNKNAPNLMMHDSALEKLIMAVVKADTIPDSRSAKIYSLMQLHGTTNLYDVKAQYTILMFWDPDCSHCKAEMPKVKALYDKMKSKGVEVFAVCVESDYNKWIEYINANDLKWINVIDIYNISEFRKYYDIKSTPVILLLDKDKKILAKKLDGTTLDDYLSHELKLN